The following proteins are co-located in the Apium graveolens cultivar Ventura chromosome 5, ASM990537v1, whole genome shotgun sequence genome:
- the LOC141724389 gene encoding uncharacterized protein LOC141724389 has protein sequence MLKLFDSHCHLQDHRISNVVPKLIRTTLDNSVVYFAVNGTSEKDWPVVKEMSDSYPCILPSFGIHPLWVAERNPNWFSTLKDFFEANPCAAVGEIGLDKGTRGKKVDFADQIEIFQQQLQLAKGLNRPASVHCVRAFGDLLPVMKSLGPFPAGVILHSYLGSAEMVPEFAKLGAYFSFSGYLMFLKESKAKKMLKSVPADRILLETDAPDGLPKADNLDSLFYIENDSSFPEDHNVEVQNAAPINGSSSNSTCCDAKSSSAVLSETLNHPANIKTVLAYVASLLDVNQEELADLTYENASRLFSYEGSKLIPKGQVHNS, from the exons ATGCTGAAACTTTTTGATTCTCATTGTCACCTCCAGGACCATCGAATCTCAAATGTTGTCCCTAAACTAATTAGAACGACTCTTGATAACAGTGTAGTTTATTTTGCTGTAAATGGAACCTCGGAGAAGGATTGGCCTGTGGTAAAGGAGATGAGTGACAGCTATCCTTGTATACTTCCCTCTTTTGGGATTCATCCCCTTTGGGTTGCTGAGAGGAATCCTAACTGGTTTAGTACTTTGAAGGATTTTTTTGAGGCTAATCCCTGTGCAGCAGTAGGTGAGATTGGATTGGACAAAGGTACGCGCGGAAAGAAGGTTGACTTTGCAGATCAAATTGAGATATTCCAGCAGCAGCTTCAACTTGCTAAGGGGTTAAATAGACCGGCATCAGTTCATTGTGTGCGGGCCTTTGGAGATCTTCTTCCAGTAATGAAATCTTTGGGGCCATTCCCTGCCGGTGTGATACTACACTCATACCTGGGTTCTGCGGAGATGGTTCCTGAATTTGCTAAACTTGGTGCTTACTTCTCCTTTTCCGGGTACCTTATGTTCTTGAAAGAAAGCAAAGCAAAGAAAATGCTGAAATCGGTACCTGCTGATCGAATTTTATTGGAGACTGATGCACCAGATGGGCTACCAAAAGCTGATAATTTGGATTCGCTATTTTATATCGAAAATGATTCTTCTTTTCCTGAGGATCATAATGTTGAAGTTCAAAACGCAGCTCCAATTAATGGCAGTTCCTCCAACAGTACGTGCTGCGATGCGAAAAGCTCCTCTGCAGTACTGAGTGAAACTCTGAATCATCCAGCCAACATAAAAACTGTACTCGCTTATGTAGCATCGCTGCTTGATGTCAATCAAGAAGAACTTGCAGATCTAACTTATGAAAATGCATCACGCTTGTTTTCTTATGAAGGTTCCAAGTTAATTCCAAAAG GTCAAGTGCACAATTCCTAA